In Nocardia sp. NBC_00403, one DNA window encodes the following:
- a CDS encoding glycosyltransferase family 2 protein translates to MTRLISVITPVYQALPEYMTAAYESLAKQILPSGWSWEWIVQADGFSEGGIAAGLPDDDRIRFAVGRRGGPGVARTLALGRVRGELVKTLDADDQLNDEVLARDIDALERFDIGWTTSRVLDLLLDGSVIGFDSDPDEGVIERGAVLAHWRSNNYRAQVHPATLCIRTQLVLALGGWMGLPASEDTGLLLAANAVADGYFSASVGLLYRKWPGQTTAQAAHIDTDDLTARYTVIERRANALANDFPHWHYSGSYGEAANDRR, encoded by the coding sequence ATGACCCGACTCATTTCCGTCATCACGCCGGTCTATCAAGCCCTGCCCGAATACATGACCGCCGCATACGAGTCCCTTGCCAAGCAGATCTTGCCGTCAGGGTGGAGCTGGGAATGGATCGTGCAGGCCGATGGATTCAGTGAAGGCGGGATCGCCGCCGGGCTGCCCGATGACGACCGGATTCGATTCGCCGTCGGCCGGCGTGGCGGGCCCGGAGTCGCCCGCACGTTGGCGCTCGGCCGCGTACGCGGTGAACTGGTCAAGACCCTCGATGCCGACGACCAACTCAACGACGAAGTACTTGCGCGAGACATCGATGCTCTCGAGCGATTCGATATCGGCTGGACGACATCGCGAGTGCTCGATCTACTGCTGGACGGCTCGGTGATCGGTTTCGACAGCGATCCCGACGAGGGCGTGATCGAACGCGGTGCCGTTCTCGCTCATTGGCGTTCGAACAACTATCGCGCCCAGGTGCACCCGGCGACCCTGTGCATTCGCACCCAGCTCGTTCTCGCTCTCGGCGGCTGGATGGGGCTCCCGGCATCAGAAGACACGGGACTCCTCCTCGCGGCCAATGCCGTTGCGGATGGCTACTTTTCGGCCAGCGTCGGCCTGCTCTACCGCAAATGGCCCGGCCAAACCACAGCCCAAGCGGCCCACATCGACACCGACGATCTGACCGCCCGCTACACCGTGATCGAACGTCGAGCGAACGCGCTGGCCAACGACTTCCCGCACTGGCACTACTCCGGCAGCTACGGAGAAGCTGCGAATGACAGGCGCTAG
- a CDS encoding GntR family transcriptional regulator: protein MALEYERLADDLRESIRTGELAAGKQLPTSATLRAKYGVSMPTVCQALDVLRSEGLIDSRQDLGVYVRPPRRKVRRSNTNNHFDKARIHEPEPVRAATGSTERNTGLVVSELEFEAEYTVAQANEDLAEPFDVPVGTKLLQRDYRTRSKNEAAPFNLARSYLIYEMAAADPRLLDDGNEPWPGGTQHQFFTIGIELDRVVETVTTRPPTPEEAELLDIASGVPVLLIRKTSIDTTGRVVEVADVTLPGDRTELVYETPLERWTK from the coding sequence ATGGCACTCGAGTACGAGCGATTGGCCGATGACCTGCGCGAATCGATCCGAACGGGCGAGTTGGCGGCCGGAAAGCAGCTGCCGACCTCGGCAACTCTCCGCGCGAAGTATGGCGTCAGCATGCCAACCGTTTGCCAAGCGCTGGACGTGCTCAGAAGCGAAGGCTTGATCGATTCACGGCAGGACCTTGGCGTGTACGTGCGACCGCCGCGCCGAAAAGTACGCCGTAGCAACACCAACAACCATTTCGACAAGGCTCGGATCCATGAGCCCGAACCTGTTCGGGCGGCCACCGGATCAACCGAACGGAATACGGGCCTCGTTGTATCGGAACTCGAGTTCGAGGCCGAATACACTGTGGCACAGGCGAATGAGGATCTGGCCGAACCGTTCGACGTGCCTGTCGGCACCAAGCTGTTGCAGCGCGACTACCGCACTCGATCGAAGAACGAAGCCGCACCGTTCAATTTGGCACGGTCGTACCTGATCTACGAGATGGCTGCCGCTGACCCCCGGCTGCTGGATGACGGGAATGAGCCATGGCCCGGCGGGACGCAGCACCAGTTCTTCACAATCGGGATCGAACTCGATCGTGTCGTCGAGACCGTCACGACACGACCTCCGACACCGGAGGAGGCCGAGTTGCTCGACATCGCCTCGGGTGTCCCCGTTCTTCTCATCCGCAAGACGTCCATTGATACGACTGGACGTGTCGTAGAGGTTGCCGATGTCACCCTGCCGGGCGACCGGACCGAGCTCGTCTACGAGACCCCACTCGAAAGGTGGACGAAATGA
- a CDS encoding alpha/beta hydrolase yields the protein MPDFEAEFSPGGADWRTVMATAIARSKPHREAAAPIVERSNRASIGTRIAQPLLRGTVGFGLATLARIGGYSQLEQMLRLGRLIDLPAAVLVPPNGTKRRTVQLEKFRAEWIWHDDLADPRQRQDKALLYFHGGGYISGGLNTHRRLVAKIGRASRMPAFNVDYRQLPDAHFTETLDDAVESYKYLLAQGFQPERVIVSGDSAGGGLAFRLALATRERGLPMPGGISAIAPWADFDSTTRNAHPNRHRDSYLPTRVLETIVRQGFAIDGELDPTWSSVNHDFTDLPPVLIQVGSTECLLPDAEILTRRCARANVPVQLQIWDRAPHVHHIGSDLLADARAAIRDLGQFHRQVITGQIPSATSRIPVRDRRIPAAETIAVQRSPRLTAPPQPK from the coding sequence ATGCCCGATTTCGAAGCCGAGTTTTCCCCGGGCGGCGCCGACTGGAGAACCGTGATGGCCACTGCTATCGCGCGGTCGAAACCGCACCGCGAAGCGGCGGCACCGATCGTCGAACGATCCAACCGGGCAAGTATCGGAACCCGAATCGCCCAACCACTGCTGCGTGGCACGGTCGGATTCGGGTTGGCAACACTGGCGCGGATAGGCGGCTACAGCCAGCTCGAGCAGATGCTGCGGCTCGGCCGCCTCATCGATCTACCGGCCGCTGTGCTCGTCCCCCCGAACGGCACCAAACGTCGGACCGTTCAGTTGGAAAAGTTCCGCGCCGAATGGATATGGCACGACGACCTGGCCGACCCACGCCAACGGCAAGACAAGGCGCTGCTGTACTTCCACGGCGGTGGGTACATCAGCGGCGGCCTGAATACCCATCGACGCCTCGTCGCCAAGATCGGGCGAGCCAGCCGGATGCCCGCATTCAATGTCGACTATCGACAGCTACCCGACGCGCACTTCACCGAGACTCTCGACGACGCGGTCGAGTCGTATAAGTACCTGCTCGCGCAGGGCTTCCAACCCGAGCGCGTCATCGTGTCCGGCGACTCGGCCGGTGGCGGGCTCGCCTTCCGGCTCGCGCTGGCCACCCGGGAGCGTGGGTTGCCGATGCCAGGCGGCATCTCCGCGATCGCACCATGGGCCGACTTCGACTCGACAACCCGCAACGCCCACCCCAACCGGCACCGCGATTCCTACCTACCCACCCGGGTTCTGGAAACAATAGTGCGGCAAGGCTTTGCCATCGATGGCGAACTCGACCCGACATGGTCGTCGGTCAATCACGACTTCACCGACCTACCACCGGTCCTGATCCAGGTCGGCTCCACCGAATGCCTGCTACCGGACGCCGAGATACTGACCCGACGCTGCGCCCGAGCCAACGTCCCCGTACAACTGCAGATCTGGGATCGCGCACCGCATGTCCACCACATCGGCTCGGACCTGCTCGCCGACGCCCGAGCCGCGATCCGCGACCTGGGGCAGTTCCACCGCCAGGTGATCACCGGACAGATTCCATCCGCAACAAGCCGGATACCAGTGCGCGACAGGCGAATACCGGCCGCTGAGACCATCGCAGTGCAGAGAAGTCCTCGCCTCACCGCCCCGCCCCAACCGAAGTAA
- a CDS encoding flavin-containing monooxygenase, with product MSTASVEDRVEHVDVLIIGAGISGIAAAYSLSTQHPAKTFAILEARGATGGTWDLFRYPGIRSDSDLHTFSYEFKPWRNDKAIAGAEAILDYLRETATENGIDSEIRLHHKVHSAAWSSSDGRWLVEIERTDTGEQQTLSCRWLFCAGGYYRYDQGFTPDFEGRERFQGRIVHPQHWPEDLDYRGQRVVVIGSGATAVTLIPALAGIAAHVTMLQRSPSYVLAVPSSDKIANRLPTLLGVKRAYAITRRKNIARQWAIFRFCRAYPRLARRVIRYLTAKQLPKGYPVDEHFNPAYNPWDQRLCVVPDGDLFKAVRDGDASVVTDRIDTFTEQGIKLASGRELEADIIVTATGLNLQAFGGIALTVDGATVNPPDKVAFRGFMLDGVPNFSFAFGSTNLSWTLKVGLVGEHFCRLLAYMDTHGHTVCYPEFTDPHMVTRPLVESSAGYVKRSIEQFPRQGANGPWQISPDHWANIKTLRHGPVPDENLRFGSAPSPSPAIISAVEINP from the coding sequence ATGTCTACAGCATCGGTCGAGGACCGCGTCGAGCACGTGGACGTGTTGATCATCGGAGCAGGGATCTCCGGCATCGCAGCGGCGTATTCGCTTTCCACACAGCATCCCGCCAAGACCTTCGCGATCCTCGAGGCACGGGGCGCCACCGGCGGAACATGGGACCTGTTCCGCTATCCCGGAATTCGCTCCGACTCGGACCTGCACACCTTCAGCTACGAGTTCAAGCCGTGGCGAAACGATAAGGCCATCGCCGGTGCCGAAGCGATCCTCGACTACCTGCGCGAGACGGCCACCGAGAACGGCATCGACAGCGAGATCCGGTTGCATCACAAGGTGCACAGCGCGGCCTGGTCCAGCAGCGATGGGCGCTGGCTCGTTGAGATCGAGCGCACCGACACCGGCGAGCAGCAAACGCTCAGCTGCCGCTGGCTCTTCTGTGCCGGCGGCTACTACCGCTACGACCAGGGATTCACCCCCGATTTCGAGGGCCGTGAGCGGTTTCAGGGTCGGATCGTGCACCCGCAGCATTGGCCGGAAGACCTCGACTACCGCGGTCAGCGGGTGGTAGTGATCGGTAGCGGCGCGACCGCGGTCACGCTCATCCCGGCGCTGGCCGGTATCGCGGCGCACGTGACGATGCTGCAGCGCTCACCGAGCTATGTCTTGGCGGTACCGTCGAGCGACAAGATTGCCAATAGATTGCCCACGCTGCTCGGCGTCAAGCGGGCGTACGCGATCACCCGCCGCAAGAACATTGCCAGGCAATGGGCGATCTTCCGGTTCTGCCGGGCCTACCCGCGCCTCGCGCGGCGGGTGATCCGCTACCTCACCGCCAAACAGCTGCCGAAGGGCTATCCGGTGGATGAGCATTTCAACCCGGCCTACAACCCGTGGGATCAGCGGCTGTGCGTGGTCCCGGATGGCGATTTGTTCAAGGCGGTCCGCGACGGGGACGCCTCGGTGGTCACCGACCGGATCGACACCTTCACCGAGCAGGGCATCAAGCTGGCATCCGGGCGCGAACTCGAGGCCGACATCATCGTGACCGCCACCGGCCTGAACCTGCAGGCGTTCGGCGGCATCGCGTTGACCGTGGACGGCGCCACGGTGAACCCGCCCGACAAGGTGGCATTTCGCGGCTTCATGCTCGACGGAGTTCCCAACTTCTCGTTCGCCTTCGGCTCCACCAACTTGTCCTGGACGCTCAAAGTCGGGCTGGTGGGCGAGCACTTCTGCCGACTGCTGGCCTACATGGACACCCACGGTCACACCGTGTGCTATCCCGAATTCACCGATCCACACATGGTGACCAGGCCGTTGGTTGAATCCAGCGCCGGTTACGTGAAGCGCTCGATCGAGCAGTTCCCACGTCAGGGCGCTAACGGCCCGTGGCAGATATCGCCGGACCACTGGGCCAACATCAAGACGTTGCGCCACGGTCCAGTACCCGACGAAAACCTGCGCTTCGGTTCCGCTCCCAGCCCATCCCCGGCCATCATCTCGGCCGTGGAGATCAACCCATAG
- a CDS encoding YbaB/EbfC family nucleoid-associated protein, producing the protein MDRWKQEGLRSANNGLRNQMEHFLDTFEQQRPRLAEMFRQMEAVRVQANSPDQSVEAVVDASGVLTDLTLSASALRKTPEQLADIIVAAVQEAARSARAQHEQLAASAGTESDGVPDLPDILPEAPSIHEVRAFFRSDEK; encoded by the coding sequence ATGGACCGATGGAAGCAAGAAGGCCTGCGCTCGGCCAACAATGGTTTGCGCAACCAGATGGAGCACTTCCTCGATACCTTCGAACAACAGCGCCCCCGGCTGGCCGAGATGTTCCGGCAGATGGAAGCCGTTCGTGTGCAAGCGAACTCGCCGGACCAATCGGTCGAGGCAGTCGTCGATGCCAGCGGCGTGCTTACCGACCTGACGCTCAGCGCGTCCGCTCTGCGCAAAACCCCTGAGCAGCTCGCCGACATCATCGTCGCCGCAGTCCAGGAAGCCGCCCGCAGCGCCCGCGCACAGCACGAACAGCTGGCAGCTTCGGCAGGCACCGAGAGCGATGGGGTACCGGACCTCCCCGACATCCTGCCCGAGGCTCCCAGCATCCACGAGGTTCGCGCCTTCTTCCGCAGCGACGAGAAGTGA
- a CDS encoding DUF5984 family protein has product MSTAMSIRFGLVPLTEVHPWGKDSELHWFGLTQGWYCLDVGGFELMRYSDRSIEQLCGDGANLSGAEHVGDEERYIDYYVVRLWEDILALFPEALEPVPADLIDFLRSDSGQWSQEVLDASIDDDGLAREVDAAITLRSHRFVDTGYLRFGPSFLWWRTVDGADDRMTIEWWYPVDPDGVIEFVRPPVDRATIPTSEFLAAVNEFDRALLSAMEERVSRLEASGPPEGVKLDGAGLRREHGDRMQWLPKALERPISTDWNAVRSGARALL; this is encoded by the coding sequence ATGAGCACGGCGATGTCCATCCGATTCGGACTGGTGCCGCTGACCGAGGTGCATCCCTGGGGCAAGGACAGCGAGCTCCACTGGTTCGGACTGACCCAGGGCTGGTACTGCCTCGATGTCGGCGGCTTCGAGTTGATGCGGTATTCGGATCGGTCGATCGAGCAGCTGTGCGGGGACGGTGCGAACCTCTCGGGTGCGGAACATGTCGGGGACGAAGAACGGTATATCGATTACTACGTGGTCCGGCTCTGGGAGGACATCCTCGCGTTGTTCCCGGAAGCGCTCGAACCCGTCCCCGCAGACCTGATCGACTTCCTGAGGAGCGACTCCGGACAGTGGTCGCAGGAGGTGCTGGATGCCTCGATCGATGACGATGGGCTGGCGCGGGAGGTCGATGCCGCAATAACATTGCGCAGCCACCGATTCGTCGACACCGGATACCTGAGATTCGGGCCCAGCTTCCTGTGGTGGCGAACAGTTGACGGCGCCGACGATCGCATGACGATCGAATGGTGGTACCCGGTAGATCCCGACGGTGTGATCGAATTCGTTCGCCCGCCGGTCGACCGTGCCACCATCCCGACCTCTGAATTCCTGGCGGCGGTCAACGAATTCGATAGAGCGCTGTTGTCGGCAATGGAGGAGCGGGTGAGCCGACTCGAGGCATCGGGTCCGCCGGAGGGTGTGAAATTGGATGGCGCCGGGTTGCGCCGTGAACATGGAGACAGGATGCAATGGCTGCCGAAGGCGCTGGAGCGGCCGATCAGTACCGACTGGAATGCGGTCCGCTCCGGGGCCCGTGCTTTGCTCTGA